ATGTCGCACCGCTCGAAGAGGAGGTCCGCCAGGACGAAGAAGCGGGGGTCGTCCACCCCGATCCCGACCCCGGCGCGCACGTCCGGACGGTCCGCGCTCCCGGGGAGCACCAGCATGGCGGCGTCGGCGCGCAGCGCGTGGCAGACCACCTCGGCGAGCCGGCGCCCCAGCTCCTCCGGGTCCAGGGTCTGCACCAGCACGTCGGAGATGCGCGCCAGCGCCGACGTCTCGTCGTAGCTCCGCTTGACCCGCGCCATGGCACCCACCCGCGCCAGCAGCTCCGCGCGGCTGCACCCCTTGTTGAGGAAGTCGTACGCGCCCATCTCCAGCCCGCGCACCACCAGGTCGTCGGTGGGGGCGTCGGCGGTGAGGAAGATCACCGGGATGGGGGCGGTCTCCGGGTCCTGCTTGAGCTGCTCCACGACCTGGAAGCCGTCCATCTCCGGCATGTGCACGTCCAGGACGACCACGTCCGGCCGCCAGGCGCGGGCGCGCTCGATCCCGGCCGGCCCGCTCTCCTCCGCGGCCACCTCGTGCCCGGCCTGCGCCAGCGTGGACGAGACCGCCACCCGCGGGATCTTCTGGTCGTCCACCACCAGGACGCGCGCCATCACCCGCCTCCGCAGATCTCGGCCACGGCGGCGGCGATGCGCGGGAGCGGCAGGCTCCGCTCGGCGTGGGGGCGGGCGGCCCCCGGCATCCCGTCGATCACCGCGGTCTCCGCGCTCTCCACCAGGGTGCGCCCCCCCGCCGCCCGGATCCGGGCCAGCCCCTCCGCGCCGTCGCTCCCCATCCCGGTCAGCACCACGCCCACCACGCGCGGGCCCGCCACCTCGGCCGCCGAGGCCAGGAGCAGGTCCACCGAGGGGTGGTGCAGCCGCTCGCCCCGGTCGTCCCACACCCGCACCCGCAGCCTCCCCTCGGTCCGCTCCAGGGCGAGCTGGCGCCCGCCGGGGGCGACCAGCACCTGGTCGGGGAGCACGGGGTCGCCGTCGCGCGCCTCGCGCACCCGGAGCGGCGAGCGCTGGTCCAGCCGCTCCGCGAGCGCCTCGGTAAACCCCGGGGGGATGTGCTGCGCCACCACCACCCCGGCGCCGAGCCCCCGCGGCAGGGCGGGGATGAGCTGGGAGAGGGCGCGCGGCCCGCCGGTGGACGCCCCGATCGCGATCACCTCGTACGTCCTCGGGGAGGCCACGGGGACGGCGGGCTCGGCGCGGCCCGCGCCGTCGGTGCGCGGCGCGGGGGGCGGCACGCGCTCGCTCTGCAGGATGGCGCGGACCTTGTCGCGGAGCGCGGGCGCCAGCCCGTGGATGTCCATGACCGTCCCGGCGTCGGTCTTGTCCATGAAGTCCACCGCCCCCGCCTCCAGCGCGCGCAGCGTCACCTCCGCCCCCTCGCGCGTGAGAGAGCTGAGGAGGAGGACGGGGGTGGGGCGCTCGGCCATGATCCGCTCCAGCGCCTGCATCCCGTCCATCCCGGGCATGTTCACGTCCATGATCACCAGGTCGGGGTGGAGCTCCCGCACCCGGCGCACCGCTTCCTCGCCGTTCGCGGCGAAGCCCACCACCTCCACCTCCGGCATGGGCGCGAGCATCCGCTGCGTGGCACGGCGCACGAAGGCGCTGTCGTCCACCAGGAGCACGCGGGCGCGGTTCACCGGGACACCATGGCTGCGGGTTTGGGCGTGCCCCCCTGGCGGGGGTCGGGCTGCGGCTCCGTAAGCCAGCAAACCACGCTGGCTAACGGAGTCGAGCCTCCGCAAACAGCCGCGGAG
This Longimicrobiaceae bacterium DNA region includes the following protein-coding sequences:
- a CDS encoding chemotaxis response regulator protein-glutamate methylesterase, which translates into the protein MNRARVLLVDDSAFVRRATQRMLAPMPEVEVVGFAANGEEAVRRVRELHPDLVIMDVNMPGMDGMQALERIMAERPTPVLLLSSLTREGAEVTLRALEAGAVDFMDKTDAGTVMDIHGLAPALRDKVRAILQSERVPPPAPRTDGAGRAEPAVPVASPRTYEVIAIGASTGGPRALSQLIPALPRGLGAGVVVAQHIPPGFTEALAERLDQRSPLRVREARDGDPVLPDQVLVAPGGRQLALERTEGRLRVRVWDDRGERLHHPSVDLLLASAAEVAGPRVVGVVLTGMGSDGAEGLARIRAAGGRTLVESAETAVIDGMPGAARPHAERSLPLPRIAAAVAEICGGG